A region from the Alnus glutinosa chromosome 5, dhAlnGlut1.1, whole genome shotgun sequence genome encodes:
- the LOC133867982 gene encoding probable LRR receptor-like serine/threonine-protein kinase RFK1: MFFLKHALFVSVVALSCLSTQRFATAMVPQDEVDALQQIAKTMGATYWKFNATSCELEMVGVSSPEPPPLSEKNVTCNCQFENNTCHIVAIAIKRFSLPGVLPPELVQLPYLQNIDFAYNYLSGSIPMQWGSMQLKFISVLGNRLSGEIPKGLGNFWNLTYLNLEANQFSGTLPSELGKLVNLETLMLSSNNLSENLPEELGGLKNLTDFRVNDNNLNGTIPDFIQNWKQLERLEMIASGLKGPIPSSISVLEKLTNLRISDINGTIQAFPELRNMTGLTRLILRNCNISDEIPDYIWRMNDLRILDLSFNKLSGELPTVISTKSIKFIFLSGNLLSGNVPESILQKGTNVDLSYNNFVRQSAEQPACQANSGGNDVAFKEDKATVMYEGDADAEGGTAKFFIRDNSYWGFSSTGDFMDDNDFQNILYTVSLSSSNVTELYRTARVSPISLTYFHYCLENGNYTVNLHFAEIQFTNEETYSSLGKRVFDIYVQVMSHNDYFNIEDYTGVAQKPVVKPVSNVSVSKNVLEIRFYWAGKGTTRIPNIGVYGPLISAVSVVSDFKLCPNGGTKQTVHIIVGVAIGAVCLLLFLVGILWWKGCLWRKRGRKTDVQGLELQTGSFTLKQIKAATNDFDSANKVGEGGFGPVFKGQLPDGTVIAVKQLSSKSKQGNREFLNEIGMISCLQHPNLVKLHGCCIEGDQLLLVYEYMENNSLARALFGPKNSQLKLDWPTRLKICIGIARGLAFLHEESVLKIVHRDIKATNVLLDGDMNPKISDFGLAKLDEEEKTHISTRVAGTIGYMAPEYALWGYLTYKADVYSFGVVALEILSGKNNSNYVPSDNCVCLLDRACHLQQTGNFMKLIDERLGSEVNQKEAEIMVKVALLCTNASSSLRPTMSEVVGMLEGRMTVPEVIPEPSTYSEDLRFKAMRDLHQQRQEHSSSGSQIQNSTTVHRFNTSSTSGHDFGEIKPESRSC, translated from the exons ATGTTCTTCCTCAAACATGCACTCTTTGTTTCTGTTGTAGCCCTCAGTTGCTTGAGCACACAAAGATTTGCTACTGCTATGGTGCCCCAAGATGAAG TGGATGCTCTCCAGCAAATTGCCAAGACAATGGGGGCTACTTACTGGAAGTTTAATGCCACCTCTTGCGAATTGGAAATGGTCGGCGTTTCGTCGCCGGAGCCGCCACCCCTTTCTGAGAAGAACGTTACTTGCAATTGCCAATTCGAGAACAATACCTGCCACATTGTAGCCAT AGCAATCAAGAGGTTCAGTCTGCCAGGTGTACTTCCACCTGAACTGGTTCAGCTTCCTTACCTCCAGAACAT TGATTTTGCTTACAACTATCTAAGTGGGTCAATTCCAATGCAGTGGGGTTCAATGCAATTGAAGTTTAT CTCTGTTCTTGGAAACCGACTGTCAGGGGAGATACCAAAGGGCTTGGGTAACTTCTGGAATCTCACATACTT GAATCTTGAAgcaaatcaattttctggaaCGCTCCCTTCAGAACTTGGGAAGTTGGTTAACTTGGAAACTTT GATGCTATCCTCCAATAATTTGAGTGAGAATTTGCCAGAGGAACTTGGTGGGCTGAAAAACTTGACGGATTT CCGTGTAAATGATAACAACTTAAATGGAACAATACCGGATTTTATTCAGAACTGGAAACAACTTGAGAGACT AGAAATGATTGCTAGTGGACTCAAAGGGCCCATACCATCATCCATTTCAGTTTTGGAAAAGTTAACAAATTT GAGGATTAGTGACATAAATGGGACAATTCAGGCTTTTCCAGAGTTGAGAAACATGACAGGCCTAACGAGATT aATTTTGAGGAACTGTAATATTTCTGATGAAATCCCTGACTACATCTGGAGAATGAATGATctacgaatttt GGATCTCAGTTTTAACAAGTTAAGTGGAGAACTACCCACTGTTATAAGCACAAAGAGTATAAAGTTCAT TTTCTTAAGCGGCAACTTGCTTAGTGGAAATGTTCCGGAGTCAATCTTGCAGAAAGGAACTAACGT GGATCTCTCTTACAATAACTTTGTAAGGCAAAGCGCAGAGCAGCCTGCTTGCCAGGC TAATTCTGGTGGAAATGATGTAGCCTTCAAGGAAGATAAAGCAACTGTTATGTATGAAGGAGATGCAGATGCTGAAGGTGGCACTGCAAAATTCTTTATCCGTGACAATAGTTACTGGGGATTTAGCAGCACTGGAGACTTTATGGATGATAACGATTTCCAAAATATACTTTACACTGTATCTCTCTCATCATCAAATGTCACTGAATTGTATCGGACAGCACGTGTATCTCCTATATCGCTTACTTATTTCCATTATTGCTTGGAGAATGGAAACTACACTGTAAATCTTCACTTTGCAGAGATACAGTTTACAAATGAAGAAACATATAGCAGTCTTGGGAAGCGTGTATTTGATATCTATGTTCAGGTAATGAGCCACAATGATT ATTTCAATATTGAAGATTACACTGGTGTTGCTCAAAAGCCAGTAGTCAAGCCTGTGTCCAATGTCAGCGTGTCAAAAAATGTCTTAGAGATCCGATTCTATTGGGCTGGTAAAGGGACAACGAGAATCCCTAATATTGGAGTTTATGGTCCCCTTATATCAGCTGTTTCTGTGGTTTCTG ATTTTAAGCTTTGTCCAAATGGTGGAACCAAGCAAACCGTTCATATCATTGTTGGAGTTGCAATTGGAGCAGTATGCTTACTACTCTTTTTAGTGGGAATCCTTTGGTGGAAAGGCTGTTTGTGGAGGAAAAGAGGGAGAAAAACAG ATGTTCAAGGGCTAGAGTTGCAGACAGGAAGTTTTAccttaaaacaaataaaagctgCTACTAATGACTTTGATTCTGCCAACAAGGTTGGAGAAGGTGGGTTTGGTCCAGTGTTCAAG GGTCAATTACCTGATGGTACTGTCATAGCAGTTAAGCAGCTCTCATCTAAATCGAAACAAGGAAATCGTGAATTTTTAAATGAGATAGGCATGATTTCTTGTTTGCAACACCCAAATCTTGTGAAGCTTCATGGATGTTGTATTGAAGGGGATCAATTATTATTGGTGTATGAGTATATGGAAAATAATAGCCTTGCTCGGGCTCTATTTG GTCCAAAAAACAGCCAGCTTAAATTAGATTGGCCTACAAGGCTTAAGATCTGTATTGGGATAGCAAGAGGTCTAGCTTTTCTCCATGAAGAATCAGTACTCAAGATTGTTCACAGAGACATTAAAGCAACTAATGTGTTGTTGGATGGAGACATGAATCCTAAAATAtctgactttggattggctAAGCTTGATGAAGAGGAGAAAACTCACATTAGTACCCGAGTCGCTGGAACAAT AGGATATATGGCACCGGAATATGCATTATGGGGTTATCTGACCTACAAAGCAGATGTTTACAGTTTTGGAGTTGTGGCCTTAGAAATTCTGAGTGGAAAGAACAATAGTAACTATGTGCCAAGTGACAATTGTGTTTGTCTTTTGGATCGG GCTTGTCATTTGCAACAAACTGGAAACTTTATGAAGCTGATTGATGAGAGGTTGGGGTCTGAGGTCAACCAAAAGGAAGCAGAAATTATGGTTAAAGTAGCTCTGTTGTGCACAAATGCTTCCTCATCACTTCGGCCTACCATGTCCGAGGTTGTAGGCATGCTCGAAGGGCGAATGACCGTTCCAGAAGTGATCCCAGAACCAAGCACCTACAGTGAAGATTTGAGGTTTAAGGCCATGAGAGACCTCCATCAACAAAGGCAAGAGCACAGTTCGAGTGGAAGTCAGATCCAAAACTCAACTACAGTCCATAGATTTAACACTTCCTCTACATCTGGACACGACTTTGGTGAAATCAAACCAGAATCAAGATCTTGTTGA
- the LOC133868299 gene encoding seipin-2 codes for MESPDPNTEDEDVYFDALDDFPCYDCLSSLTAPPERYSSSLTLSAPNPSPETSSPAYTLRRRPFSLRTLSGEVSNDLSLDLDCDSTLSSEILAETDTKPSFRERKYWIHRNANQKPHPEPTQERLTSVPQAQGSNSTITTETDNRVDDDSADSAPRLSDPSSNLLVFVAGLVIKAINFQINLFITFTTFPLLLLYHSYAIITNPFQTVRRGRDYLIQKLSKLGHTVRESTSPWLNDWSREHSWVWEVVSRCAWGLLWSVYVCVVLCGLLVSSLAVSAVLMRYLVEEPIQMKEVLIFDYTKPSPVASVPVASCGGAGCGEDCEEKISGFRVVPPGHRLQATVSLTLPESEYNRNLGVFQIRVDFLSTSGKTLASSSHPCMLQFKSEPVRLLLTFLKIAPLVTGYGSESQTLNLKFRGFTEGDMPTACLKVAIEQRAEYRAGAGIPEIYDASLILESELPLFKRIIWYWKKTIFIWISMTSFMMQLLFTLVCCRPIIIPKPRPREGSASSGAARNSLPAQD; via the exons ATGGAATCCCCCGATCCCAACACCGAAGACGAAGACGTTTACTTCGACGCCCTCGACGACTTTCCCTGCTACGACTGCCTCTCCTCCCTCACCGCGCCACCAGAACGCTACTCGTCCTCCTTAACTCTCTCCGCTCCCAATCCCTCGCCGGAGACTTCTTCTCCGGCTTACACCCTCCGTCGCCGACCGTTCTCTCTTCGCACACTCTCCGGCGAGGTCTCCAACGACTTGAGCTTGGATTTGGATTGTGATTCCACTCTCAGCTCCGAGATCCTCGCCGAAACCGATACGAAACCGAGTTTCCGGGAACGGAAATATTGGATTCATCGGAACGCAAACCAAAAGCCCCATCCCGAGCCGACTCAGGAGCGATTAACCTCGGTTCCTCAAGCTCAGGGCTCGAATTCGACCATAACCACTGAAACCGATAACCGAGTCGACGACGACTCGGCTGACTCGGCCCCCAGACTCAGCGATCCCTCATCGAACTTGCTCGTGTTCGTAGCGGGACTGGTAATCAAAGCAATCAACTTCCAAATCAACCTCTTCATCACCTTCACAACATttcctctcctcctcctctatCACTCCTACGCAATCATCACTAACCCCTTCCAAACGGTGCGTCGCGGCAGAGACTATCTGATCCAAAAACTCTCAAAACTAGGGCACACTGTCCGAGAAAGCACGAGCCCCTGGCTAAACGACTGGTCGCGGGAGCACAGTTGGGTCTGGGAGGTCGTATCGCGGTGCGCGTGGGGATTGTTGTGGTCGGTCTACGTTTGCGTCGTTTTGTGCGGTCTGTTGGTGTCGTCGCTCGCGGTTAGCGCTGTTTTGATGAGGTATTTGGTGGAGGAGCCGATTCAGATGAAGGAGGTGTTGATTTTCGATTACACGAAACCCAGTCCGGTCGCGTCCGTGCCAGTTGCCTCGTGTGGTGGCGCTGGTTGTGGCGAGGATTGTGAGGAAAAGATTTCGGGGTTCAGGGTTGTACCTCCTGGTCACAGGTTGCAGGCCACGGTTTCGTTGACGTTGCCGGAGTCGGAGTACAACCGAAATCTCGGGGTGTTTCAG ATCAGAGTAGACTTCCTCTCTACTAGTGGTAAAACCCTTGCCAGTTCAAGCCATCCATGCATGTTACAGTTCAAAAGTGAGCCTGTCCGTCTTCTCCTGACTTTTCTTAAGATTGCTCCTCTTGTTACTGGTTACGGATCAGAATCACAGACTCTGAATCTGAAGTTTAGAGGTTTTACTGAAGGAGATATGCCTACTGCCTGCTTAAAGGTTGCAATTGAACAACGAGCAGAGTACCGCGCTGGTGCTGGTATCCCTGAAATATATGATGCATCTCTAATACTTGAGTCAGAACTTCCACTATTTAAAAGAATTATATGGTATTGGAAGAAGACTATATTTATATGGATCAGCATGACATCATTTATGATGCAGTTGCTGTTTACTCTAGTCTGTTGTAGACCTATTATTATTCCAAAACCAAGGCCAAGGGAGGGTTCTGCTAGTAGTGGTGCTGCTCGAAACAGTCTCCCAGCACAAGATTGA